A stretch of the Uranotaenia lowii strain MFRU-FL chromosome 3, ASM2978415v1, whole genome shotgun sequence genome encodes the following:
- the LOC129758710 gene encoding uncharacterized protein LOC129758710 produces MFKYLLVAVLAPAMVLASVDIIPCSPDVNRPAVLEVAGCSGSVCNLVQGQAINAVARGIPSNGPVPATTEPYINLLIGGLTQNFPVPDHMTNACNFISPPCASVTNTFDYSINIDQLQASGTGIPIQIEIALRNAGTVLACARFAATVN; encoded by the exons ATGTTCAAGTATCTGCTCGTTGCCGTTCTGGCTCCGGCCATGGTTTTGGCCAGCGTTGATATCATCCCTT gcagCCCTGACGTGAACCGCCCTGCTGTTCTGGAAGTGGCCGGATGCAGTGGCAGTGTCTGCAACTTGGTCCAGGGTCAGGCCATCAACGCTGTAGCCCGAGGAATCCCAAGCAACGGACCGGTCCCAGCAACCACTGAGCCTTACATCAACCTCCTTATTGGTGGACTGACTCAGAACTTCCCAGTCCCAGACCATATGACCAATGCTTGCAACTTCATTAGCCCACCGTGCGCTAGTGTTACCAATACCTTCGACTATAGCATCAACATCGATCAGCTCCAGGCTTCCGGAACCGGAATCCCAATCCAGATTGAAATTGCCCTGCGCAATGCCGGTACCGTTTTGGCCTGCGCTCGTTTCGCCGCTACTGTTAACTAA